The following proteins are co-located in the Macadamia integrifolia cultivar HAES 741 chromosome 3, SCU_Mint_v3, whole genome shotgun sequence genome:
- the LOC122073775 gene encoding uncharacterized protein LOC122073775, which translates to MGSCFSSDATDYNSDPSTAKVISVNGNLREYPIPVTVSQVLEIESSSCFLSNSDSLFFDDYIPALDSFEELKAGQIYFVLPTSRLQYRLSAPDMAALAVKASTALSQSLTKKSRRNAKIKISPVLEVKNKNQILGINGGFDGYYEYDGFKTSDGSKSRIGVSRSAGSITKLQRSSSRRSKFAIQSFRMRLSTIYEGSIVD; encoded by the coding sequence ATGGGTTCATGCTTCTCATCTGACGCTACTGATTATAACTCCGATCCTTCTACTGCCAAAGTCATCTCTGTTAATGGAAATCTCCGTGAGTATCCCATACCCGTTACAGTATCACAGGTTCTCGAAATCGAGTCCTCTTCCTGCTTCCTCTCCAATTCCGACTCCCTCTTTTTCGACGACTACATTCCGGCCCTTGATTCCTTCGAAGAACTTAAGGCAGGTCAGATCTACTTCGTCCTCCCCACCAGTCGCCTACAGTATCGCCTCTCTGCTCCCGATATGGCCGCCCTCGCTGTGAAAGCCAGCACCGCACTCTCTCAGAGTTTGACGAAAAAAAGTCGACGGAATGCGAAGATAAAAATATCTCCGGTTTTGGAAGTCAAAAATAAGAACCAGATATTGGGGATTAATGGTGGGTTTGATGGATATTATGAGTATGATGGATTTAAAACTTCCGATGGCAGTAAGTCCAGAATCGGGGTTTCAAGATCTGCTGGTAGCATTACGAAATTGCAGAGAAGTTCTTCCAGACGATCTAAATTCGCTATTCAATCGTTTCGAATGAGGTTGAGCACCATTTACGAAGGATCGATAGTCGATTAA
- the LOC122073779 gene encoding uncharacterized protein LOC122073779, giving the protein MGSCFSSDVIAYTSDPSTAKVISAIGNLREYHLPVTVSQVLQIETPSCFLSNSDSLLLDDYIPALDFSEELQAGQIYFVLPTSHLQYRLPGPYMAALAVKASTAISQSLWKNVRRNKKIRISPVLDPELNNKNQRLGINGGFDRYYEHDGFRTSNDNKSRIGVSRSADNIRKLQRNSSRRTKFAISSFQMRLSTIYEGSVVD; this is encoded by the coding sequence ATGGGTTCATGCTTCTCCTCAGACGTCATTGCTTATACTTCCGATCCGTCTACGGCCAAAGTCATCTCTGCTATTGGCAATCTCCGTGAGTATCACCTACCCGTGACAGTATCCCAAGTCCTCCAAATCGAGACCCCTTCCTGCTTCCTCTCCAATTCTGACTCTCTCTTATTAGACGACTACATTCCCGCTCTCGATTTCTCTGAAGAACTTCAGGCAGGTCAGATCTATTTCGTCCTTCCCACCAGTCATCTACAGTATCGCCTTCCTGGTCCCTACATGGCCGCCCTCGCTGTGAAAGCCAGTACGGCGATCTCGCAGAGTTTGTGGAAGAACGTTCGACGGAATAAGAAGATACGGATATCTCCCGTTTTGGATCCGGAACTCAATAATAAGAACCAGAGATTGGGGATTAATGGTGGGTTTGATAGATATTATGAGCATGATGGGTTTAGGACTTCCAATGATAATAAATCAAGAATCGGGGTTTCAAGATCTGCTGATAACATTAGGAAATTGCAGAGAAATTCTTCCAGACGAACCAAGTTCGCTATTTCATCGTTTCAAATGAGGTTGAGCACCATTTACGAAGGATCGGTGGTTGATTAA